The following DNA comes from Deltaproteobacteria bacterium.
CCGTTCCCGGCTCACCTCCATGTTGCGCACCATGGCTTCAAAATAAACTTTGCCTTTGGGATTGCTTTCGACCTCCGCTGCTTTCCGGATCGCTTCCGCAACTCGGGGGGGAAGTACTTTGGACGAATGACATAGCATTACGTAAGAGAGATCCCCTAAAAAATCGGCGGTAACCACTTTCATATGAAACTCCTCGCTATATTCTTTAAAATTCAAAGGCCCTGATATCAAAAGAAATTAGGCAGGTAAAAGCGAGAGTCCAGCCACGACCGAATAGGCAATGTCAGTCAGGTCGTACTAACCTTGAATGTAGATGTGACCTATATAGCGGTATTTTTTAAGTTCATTGTATAGGAATTTCCTTATTAGACACAGATGAACACAGATTTTCAGGATATTAAATGTAAAAAATAAATATCTGTGAATATCTGTGGAAATCTGTGTGCAAATTAATTTAAATTATTAAGATTACTGGTGGAGGCGGCGGGAGTCGAACCCGCGTCCGAAAACCTTCAGCAAGGAGCATCTACGTGCTTAGCCGTTGAATTGAATCTCGTCCCCTCCGACTCCCGCGGCAGGATTCGGGAGGGACCAGCTTAAAAATTTTCGCATCCCGCTTATAAGCTTCGGCGGTAAGCTATCCTGATTTGTCGACGCTCCTTTTGGCCCTTCAGGAAAGAACCGGAGGAACGGTCACTGTCAATTAAGCAGTGGCGTAAGCGTAGTTTGTGTTTGCGCTTATCTTTAGCCCGACTTTTTTAACGAGCCCAGTCGGAACCTCGGCACGCAGCCCTCGCCTCAATGATCCCCGTCGAAACCGTGACGCCCCCAAAAAACTTATTTCTTTTTTGGACTCAGATTCACCCTGTTAGATAGGAAACATCTAACAGGGTAAACGCAGATTTTAAGGGCCCGGCTTTATCTTTTTTCATCTCCTCTCTTTAAGGGCTTTTTCCATTTCTCTGTCAGCCGAACGCTTTTTTAAGTCTTCCCTCTTATCATAGAGGGTTTTTCCCTTGGCCAAGCCAATTGCTAATTTTATTTTACCACTCTTCAGGTAAATTTTCAACGGAATTAGAGTGTAGCCCCGTTCGTTGGTTTTTCCCGAGAGGCGGCGGATTTCCTGCTTATGCAGCAACAGCTTGCGTACCCGTTCCGGTTCATGGTTGAACTGATGCCCGTAGGGATATGGACTGATGTGCGTGTTGTGCAGGAAGGCTTCTTCATCTTTAATGAGTACATAGCTGTCTTTCAAATTTCCCTTGCCCATGCGCAGGGATTTGACCTCCGTTCCCTCGAGGGCGATCCCTGCTTCGTAGGTCTCTTCGATGAAATAATCATGGCGCGCCTTTTTGTTCAGGCAAAGGATCTTCTCACTCATACTATTTTATACCATTTTATGGGTAATTCGGCAATGTGAATGGAAAATCGGAAGAAAAATTGGGCAAAGGAAAAAAGGGGGGGGAAAGGCAAAAAGGGAAAAAGCTTGACAAAAGTGTACCTTGAAAGTAAACTGAATCCAAAGTGAAACCTTTGGGTTTCAAGGGGTTATTACAGGAACGGGAAAAACCCGTTCAAATTTTTTCCAGCCTGGGAAAACGGTGATATCCAGAACCTACATAATAAAGAACAAGTTCGGCCTTCACGCCCGCCCCTCCGCCTCTTTTGTTCAAACCGCCAGCAGATACCGCTCGGAGATCAAAGTGGAAAAAGACGGCCAGGTAGCCGACGGTAAAAGTATCATGGATTTAATGATGCTGGCCGCTGCCCCAGGGACCTATATCACGATAAATGCCCAAGGAGAAGATGCCTTGGCGGCTCTGGAAGCTTTAGGAACGTTGATCGAAGGGAGCTTCGGAGAAGAGTAACTTGAAACGCGAGACGAAAAAAACCCAGTTTATCAAAGGGATTGGAGTGACCCCGGGGATCATCATCGGGAAAGCCTACCTTTTGGATCGGGGAAAAATTGAAGCTCCGGCCAGGGTAATTCCGGAATTCCAGATTCCCCAGGAAGTGGCCCGTTTCCAGGATGCGGTCGAAGAGTCGAAGAAGCAACTTCGCCTGGCCAAGGAAAAACTTCTTCGAGAAGAGGCTGCTGGCCCCACTTACATTTTAGATGTTCACCTTCTTCTCTTAGAGGACAAGAACCTTATCGAGAACACGGTAGAAACGATTAAACAGAGCTGGATTAATTCCGAATGGGCGCTGAAGATTAACCTGGAACGGTTGCGGAAAATTTTTAACAACATCGATGACGAATACTTAAAGAGCCGGAAGACGGACATTGACTACATTGGCGAACGCATCCTCCGCTGTCTGATGGGCAAAGATAAGGAGGCGATTCCCTCCATCAAAGAAGAAGTGATCATCGTATCCCACGATCTTTCTCCGGCAGACACGGCCCAGATGTCCAAGGACAAAGTCACGGCTTTCGTCACGAATATGGGCGGGAGGACCTCACACACGGCCATTATGGCTCGCTCTTTGGAAATCCCCGCAGTTGTGGGCGCAGAGACGGCCACGCATTACATCAATACCGGTGATACCTTAATCGTAGACGGAATTACCGGGGTAGTGGTGGTGAACCCCAGCCCGGAAATCATGCATGAATACCTTGAACGGCAAAGAGTCCGCCAGAAGATGGAGCGGGAACTTTTCCAATACCGCGACCTCCCGGCGGAAACCCTCGATGGGTATCGGGTCAAGGTCCTGGCGAACATTGAACTGGTGGAAGAGATTCCGTCGGTACTGCAACATGGCGCCGAAGGGATCGGTCTGTACCGCACCGAATATTTATACCTGAATCGCAAAGATTTGCCCTCGGAGGAAGATCACTTTCAGGCCTATAAACACGTCGTCGAAGGAATTTACCCCCATGCGGCCGTCATTCGCACTCTGGACATCGGCGGGGACAAATTTTTGTCCCACATGGATCTGGCCGAGGAGATGAACCCGGCCATGGGCCTGCGGGCGATTCGCTTTAGCCTGAAAGAAGTGGATATCTTCAAAGTTCAACTCCGAGCGATACTCAGGGCCAGCGCCTTCGGTAAGGTGAAGCTTCTATTTCCTATGATCTCGGGCGCCACCGAGATTCGAGAGGTTAAGAAAATTTTGAATGCAGTCCGCTTGGACCTCTCGGCCGAAGGAATTCCCTTCGACCCCAAGATGGAAATCGGAATTATGATTGAAGTCCCTTCGGCCGTTATCATTGCCGATATATTGGCCAAGGAGGTGGATTTTTTCAGCATCGGGACCAACGACTTGATTCAGTATTCTTTGGCCATCGATCGAGTCAATG
Coding sequences within:
- a CDS encoding HPr family phosphocarrier protein; amino-acid sequence: MISRTYIIKNKFGLHARPSASFVQTASRYRSEIKVEKDGQVADGKSIMDLMMLAAAPGTYITINAQGEDALAALEALGTLIEGSFGEE
- the ptsP gene encoding phosphoenolpyruvate--protein phosphotransferase, with the translated sequence MKRETKKTQFIKGIGVTPGIIIGKAYLLDRGKIEAPARVIPEFQIPQEVARFQDAVEESKKQLRLAKEKLLREEAAGPTYILDVHLLLLEDKNLIENTVETIKQSWINSEWALKINLERLRKIFNNIDDEYLKSRKTDIDYIGERILRCLMGKDKEAIPSIKEEVIIVSHDLSPADTAQMSKDKVTAFVTNMGGRTSHTAIMARSLEIPAVVGAETATHYINTGDTLIVDGITGVVVVNPSPEIMHEYLERQRVRQKMERELFQYRDLPAETLDGYRVKVLANIELVEEIPSVLQHGAEGIGLYRTEYLYLNRKDLPSEEDHFQAYKHVVEGIYPHAAVIRTLDIGGDKFLSHMDLAEEMNPAMGLRAIRFSLKEVDIFKVQLRAILRASAFGKVKLLFPMISGATEIREVKKILNAVRLDLSAEGIPFDPKMEIGIMIEVPSAVIIADILAKEVDFFSIGTNDLIQYSLAIDRVNESVTHLYEPLHPAILRLVKEVVQAAHNAGIRVAMCGEMAGEPLYVPILLGLELDELSMNVLSIFRVKKILRSYTYRECKSLVSNSLHLSTPEEIEDLVRANLRKKFPEEFGENFNYRLTLNEYKEGE
- the smpB gene encoding SsrA-binding protein SmpB, with translation MSEKILCLNKKARHDYFIEETYEAGIALEGTEVKSLRMGKGNLKDSYVLIKDEEAFLHNTHISPYPYGHQFNHEPERVRKLLLHKQEIRRLSGKTNERGYTLIPLKIYLKSGKIKLAIGLAKGKTLYDKREDLKKRSADREMEKALKERR